In the genome of Chaetodon trifascialis isolate fChaTrf1 chromosome 21, fChaTrf1.hap1, whole genome shotgun sequence, the window CAAAACTGATTTGGATCCCAGGAAATGTATTCATTGTGCCacctctgcagaggaaaacaagggGTCAGAAACAGGGGATGTGATGGaggggaaaacaaatgaacaccATTTAAAGGTTTTCCTTTAAATTTGAGTTTCCCAATAAGGAGGGACAGGAGATTTGTCAAAAGGTTCGGTCTTCGTCATATACTGACAAAACTCACCGTGACAGTCCAAACATAGGGAATGAATTTTTGCTCTTTCTCAACctgtaaacaaagaaatgagTGTGAAAATAATTCAGGAGGCATGTCAAATCTAATCTAGAAACCTCTCCTAAAGCACATAACTCCGCACACACTGCACAATGCTCTGGATTCAGACATTAGATTAGAAATTTAGAAAGATTAGAAAGCTAACTAGCCAAACTTAGCGTTGTGACACTACCTCTCATACACGTATTAAACTGTGGATGAATTTGAACTTTTACTGGGAAATGTTTAATCAATGTACGCCATTAAAtgtaaataatcaaaataaagtttgcttTCTTAAATGAGCTCACTAACAGTCGATTAGCAAGCTATCAGCCAGTTAGCAAGTtcgttagcctgttagcttacCTCCTGTTGCTAACAGGACAATATGCTCACAGTTTCAAAAGATGCATTTTGTACCAGCGACTCCTGTTTCCCTGTCAGGGCTTTGACTTGGCCACTCCTAAACcttcattttgtgtctttacTTTTCATTCAGAGGTGGATTTGCTCCTGTGCTTCAGATTGTTGACTTACTGTGCAACCCAATCACCCTTGATCTTCAGATCAGATCGATCACACATTCTCCCTCAGAGTGTTCTGGCACAATTCATGATTCAGAAATCACGCAGAtcctgaagcagcaaagcaaagcaaaccaTCACACTACCGCCGCCATGTTTGGCTGTCGGTACTGTATGATGTTCTCATTGTGGAAAGCTGTGCTAGCTTTGCACCAGATGTAACAGCACCCGTGTCTTCCATGTGTGGGACTCACCAGTCCATACAACATTATCCCAAAAGGCTTGGGggtcatcagtgtttttgttggcAAAACAAGCCTCGATGCCGTCTTAGAGGAATTTTGGTGGGCTCCTGGAGAGACGCACCTTTCCAAATTTCCCTTTCCATTTGAGGATAATGACTCTCACTCTGGTTTGCTGAGTCCTGGAGCCTTAGAAATGGCTTAGTAACCCTCTCCAGTCTGATATGATTCAGtaactttccttcatctcttctGCAGTATCTTTTCATTGCAGCACACTGTGCAGCTTGTTGAGACCTTTCAACCAGCTCCACATTGTTGGAAAGGTTCTGTTAAAGTGATGTTTAGTTTCCACGGGGCTGGCAGTAATCAAGCATGATTGTGTCTAATTGAACCTAATTTTTAATTCAGTTTGGTTCATTAGTTGAATATGTTACTTAGAAggcaattactttttcacacagggccagtttttttttccatcagtaaatgaaatgatcatctaaaaactgtattttgtgtttaatcAGGTTGTGTGCGCGTCaattaaatgtgacaaaaatgcaaaaaatgagGAAACTATAAGTGGCAAACACTTTTTCACATTACTGTAAGGGACTCTGATggattttaaaatgttacttttacGTTGAAGTCATGATCGCAAACTTGGAGCTAACATTTATCATGCCACACAGCAGTCTTCATTTAATGTTGTTAGATTAATGTAAAGGAGCACATCttgttctgctttctgtcagtttttAGTTCTTACGCACGAAGAAATACAATCTGTTTGACAAActatgaaacattttcaactgtGGCGATTTTACACCAAATTTCAGATCGTTCTACAAAAAGGATTTCTCCTCTCCCGATGGGACAAAAGACATCATGAACATGCAACAGAACATGCAACAAAGCAATTAAACAAGAGTCCCTTTGTCATGTCTCATCATTTTAAACccattttctgttctgtctttgtgggACATTATACTGTGAGTCAAGCACCATCAATCATTTATGGGTCATTTTGTCAAATTTGGTTGCAATTTGACAAATAAGACCAAAACAACTTACCACATCTAGAATGGCATAGAGCAGTACTTCCAGGGATACTGATGTTGGGCGTTTGTAGTTTTTAACAGGCCGGGTCATGGAGAACAACTCATTGTTTTTGGTGAGCTGCAGGTGGTTTAAAACGTCCTGATAGCTGCACTCACGCTCAGGGTTCACCCCATCTACAGCAAAAACATCGAGACACATTCTCCATGACAGAAATTAGTCTTAAAAGTAAAGAAATAGATAAGCACTTCCAAGCTCTTACGTTCATCTGGGCATcagatttactgtatgtgttctTAATTACTTAGAATTTAGAAGGCATTAGTCTCTGTGGGTTGGCAGCCACTACTTCTGAATGATTATCAAACCACGAAAAACACCAACTCGTAAATATCAGCCGTAATATCCAGTGATAGCGGTCGTTGAAAGGCCATTATGAGATAGGCGTTGGCAGGTCTGCAGCGTTTTATCTCATCAGTCCATTAATGATTttcaaatattagcatttttacGGTCATTTGAATTTAAATGGCCCAGCTGCACATTGTTGGTCAAGGCCAGCAGcacaattttcaattttcagcATAAGTAGAAGTGGAAATTCACATGGTACtggaattcacatttttttttaacaggacTTTACTTACTTTACAAACTGAAAGCACACAGATGAATTCCTGCACTATAAATACTAAGCACACACATCGGAGAGGAGCTCTGAAAGCCAGCATAGCTTTTTACGTTTTACCCTTAAAGTTTTCcaaatttaaaaagacaaacttgTGGTTTGATTAAACCACAGCAGGAAATAAGTTCAGCCTTGTCCAAGCTTACCTGTGCtgaagagcagaaagaggaaaccAATAAGCATCATGACTGCAACACCTGTGAAAATCCAAAGTCAGTGTACAGCTAATGTGTATCTCTGTTCTCTCAGTATTGTCTGGAAATGTCATCAAGTCTGCTGTGGTAATAATACCACTGCCTCATAATGGAAGAGGGACGGGCAAACTGAATCACAGAtcagttattgttttttttaataatgtcaTTAGTCTGACAGCCATCCAGAGATTGTGGTCACTCCCAGAGCATCATCGCAGCATTTCTCtttgagaggaagaagagacaaaaatgGACTGTAATGACTGTTTAATGGTAAAAGTACGTTCAGTCACTGCAGCTAATAAACATTTTGCATACAAATCCCACACatccagacaaaaaaaaacattacagtcAGTAAGAGGACGtaagatgataaaaaaaaggttttatcGATATCAAAAGGGGAAAATcaggtgttgcagcagcacataaatggaaaaaagtaaaagtagtaattAGAAGtattgaaaataaaagcaagaatAGACATAGAAACCATGATCAAAATTACAACTGTTACACTTTataaatcagtcaatcagtctGAGGTGCCACTTAAATGAAGTCATTGCTTTATATCAGTtttatagaagaagaagaagaagaagaagaagaagaagaagaagaagaagaagaagaagaagaagaagaagaagaagagatgtgagagctgacaaaaagtaaaaagcaAAAAGTAGAGCACACCACCTTGTGGCGGCACAGAGATACTGTCAGAGGGACCaaattttaaagtttaaatgaagGTGAAGGAGGTCACCTTGAACTTGGAGGACAGCTAAATAACTCAGTGGGAGTGATGGCATGAGGGATAAGACATTAATCACTCTTTTCTTAACcatcattttcattacattatCAGGAGAAACATGGATAAAATGATTGGAGGACACCAAAAGCTGATCAAGACATTCTCTGTCaactgtcctgtcctgtgaCCTGTGTTACAGATGAAccttttcttatttatttaaagtcTTTTTTCTGTTCATCACGTCAACATAAGACCGAAGGTCTTATTTTTCAAGcaatgtgactttttttgttttgattgtggGTTACTCAGCCGGTGAAgacatttttctctcatttgacACCTTTGATAAATTTGCCATAAAGCGTTGGATCCATTGTGAATTCCCTTGAAGTCCAGCTTTTCTCTGGCAGTAACTGATTGCTTTTAACATTTTGTGCCACAGTCTGCCAACTCCTTGTCTGCTGCCATTGTCTCTCtcgtctgctcacctgttcagccAGCACTCCTTCACCCCTCcgcacacctgagactcatcaCCAATCAGTGCTTAAGCTGCTCTCCCCTCTAAGAAACTTCTGTGaattactgctgcagctgggtCCAAAACACATCTGTTCCAAAGAGTTTGCAGCCATGTGAGACTGTAAAAAGTCCTCCAAATTATAAGACAAAATATGCTGTTTTGTCCAGTACAAAGGAAAAAAGTTAATTTTCTAATGTGACAATGCTaaggttaaggtttggttagaTTTATTCATGCACAAGTACTTGGATCAGTTAGGTTACATCATCTGGGAGGAATGACTCTAAATGTGGGAAAATTTAAGGGATCACTGAAGATACTGGGATTCATcatctgaggaccatgaatgtctgatATTTATCCAATAGctgatgagatatttcagtctggaccaaagttgTGGACCGACagaccaacactgccatccaAAGAGCCACGACCGGCAGCATAgctaaaacaaatcaaatcaacacacactgagattCGATGTGCTGAACAAGAAGACATTCAAAGTCCTGCGGGGACTTCTTATAGCAGCCTGAGTGATGATGGTGGACAAAATGACAGACCAGCCTCCTTTTTGATGGTGGGCTGATAACATCGAGGCCGGTGAGGACGGATGATTGGTTTAAAGTCTGAGTGAAGGACGAGCGGTGAGGTGAGAGCAGGCTGAAGCAGGACAGGTGGGGAAGATCTGTTTGTCTGGGCCGAGAGATAATGTGAAATATTAGAGTATGAATGATGACATCAGTGAGGTcggtgagtttgtgtgttttttagggCTTCACGCACACATTGAGACCGCTGGGGGAAGGATTTGATTCCTCTTCAGACTTTTGCTGTTGATGGTCCTGATTGGATCGCACACTGAGGTGCATCTTCAGGCAAAAATTAATCTCCAACATCATGAACcaccacacacagatgcaccTCATTTATACACTTATCTCAACCTTTTGTCTGCgtttattcatttaaaaacattttcaggtcCAATTCTTGTATTTCAGCCAACAAATTGATCAGATTTAAAACAGCCttcttttttctgacatttagcatttagctttcACCTCATCCTGTTATTTGCAGCTAGGAACAAAAATGGATTCATCATTGCACATTTCCATAGCGTATTCAAAGGTAATGCATTGAACTGGCCTCTGCAGTGAAACCACGTAAAATAAAATTCACAACACAATACTTTAAATACAGAATTTGCGCTTTTATGAGCACAACACGACACACGACACTTTACAGTGACATTTCAGCACGTGTTGACATAAAGCTACAATACAGACACTGAGGTATTACATCCACTTCATGAAGATGAGGGGTAGAAACAGCGACACAGTGGTGATGTAGAACATGAAGAAAGCTTTGTTGATTCTCGCGGCCCATTGGACGGACTTCCCTGCTTCCCCTTTGCGGCTGAGATGCAGATTCAGAGctttctgcagctccttcagctcctccaggatcAACAGTAACACGTGAGACTCTCCTGACTGAATGCTGTTGTTCACCTGCACACAGCAGGAGTCATAGAGTCATGTCAGAGTGGGTCTGTTCTCCCGCTGAGTAATGTATTTCAAGCCAGGTGGACAAAAATCGTGAATTGTTTCGTACATGTTATCATGCAGGATGTTTACAGGCCAAATTATCACGTGTTAACAGGTAGAATCAGGCGTCATAAGATGTTAAaagcgtgtgcatgtgttgaaTCTTCCTGTGTTGTCACAGTAGTGAATATTAGGTGTTCGTTCAATGAGATAAACAGCTGGAGCTAATGTTCCACTTAGGTGCCATTAAAAGAAGACGGCACAAGAGATGATATTTACActttttttccagtttccactatttttcaaatttcaaaattCCAGCATCAGCTGTATTTAACATAGCAGTTCAAATTGAGAAAGAgattgatctttttttttttttttttttaacaacataaAAATCCTGCATGATTGCACATGAGAAACTACATGACTCCGTCCACCTGGCCTGCGATAAAGAACCTATAATGCTGTACCTCTTCAGCCACAGGCAGCAGTTCATGCTGTTTCTCACCTCCAGACACTTTACAGATGCATGAACAGCGggtctgtcttttctcctctgaaagcaaacagcagctttgtcaCAAGAATGACTGTAGAGGTAATATGAGTCACAATTGTGCTGCACATAGACTGAAACTAGAACCGGTAGCAAGAAAATTCCCCAAAACATTTCAGCTCATGGAGCATctgtgaaaactgtgaaaactgtCGTCTGCGACATGGGTTTTACCTGAGTTACAGTTAGCGATTTTGGCGGTCTCCCGCTTGTCCTTGCAGTCGTCCCTGAGCGTCTCCTGGTCTTTCTCCATAAGATGCGTAACCAAAATCGTCTCCAGCAGActgagcagcatcagagcaAAAATCACGATGCAGTAGGTCGCTGAGAGAAGGAAACAGGCAGTAactactttttgttttggtgtctgaCTCTCCTGACAGTATGAATCATAATCCAGTTAAACACTGTACCAATAAGTGGAGTCTCGTCGGACATGGAGGGCAGGATGTCGTTCAGGATGAGCAGCAGCACCGAGATGGCGAGCAGCACGGTGACTTTGAAGCCCAACTTCTCCCCTCGATGGTCTGCGATGAAGAAGGAGGCGAGGTCCAGAATCAGGAAGAACAGGATGGGCAACAGGAAGTTGATGACGTGGAGGAGGGGTCTCCTCCTCATGGTGAACTGGGAAAACAGGTTCAAGGGTCAGAATAGATCAATCAAATGACATCAGAAATTATTACATTCCCACAGGAGTACACTTTTACAAGATGTGTTTTTTAGTTGTGTGCACGAAAAAGTAAATTATTAAACATTAGGTTCTTGAACATTTTGACACCCCATTTATGAATATATAACACAAATTAAGTAATTAAAGATCACGAATGAAGTATGTAAAACAGACAGTGTGGTGAGATTAATTTCTTAATTAAGATTCTTAATATGAGAACACAGATTTAGTAATGAGATCACAAATTACAAAAATTCAAGAAATTTGAAAAATTATGCTCAGTTAGTTTGTGTGGCCAGAATATAATTTGAGAGCACAAATGAAGTCATTCAAGAGCACAAATTTGTAATGCGAGAGCATGAATTAAAGAATTCTAGAGCATGAAATTTATAAAAAGGACAATATTGTTTCAATTATGTTAATTTGCACGTCCAAGTTATTGATATGAAAGCACAAATTACGAAACTGGAGAGCATGATTTACATCATGCATGAGCACGAATGAAGTATCCTGTAAAACTGATGTTGTTTAACATTATGtcctgtttattttgtgtgcCAGATTTATAATTCAAGGGCACAAACTTGTAAAACTGATGACTTGAGTGATGCACAATTTAAGCAATTTGAGAGAATGCATAGATATTAGAGCCCACAACTTTGTTTTGGTTCCTCTTGAGAGTTACTTCTTGAGGGTGGCCAATTAAAGGAAAACCCAACATAAAGTGACTTAGTGAGGTTGCTTGGACAGCACGAGCCTCCTGCACAGCTCTTAGCATAGATTTTGCAATTGGCTGGACTCGAATGGAGGAGTGACGACAGAGATGTTTCTTCATGTGGTGTTTTGAACCACAGCACTCCCACAGATGTCGTACTGGCTTCAGATCTGGTGATTGCAATGGCAGTAATATATTATGCATCAAACCATCCAGTGATCCCTGGTTCTCCATCCGGAAGCATCTGCATTCATTGGGTGTCTCCACTCATACATTCAGGTTTTACTTTAGCGCCCGTCTGCGTCTGAGCCCGTGCTGCGTACAGTGTATATGAGTTGTTCCCAGATTCTGCCATGGAAGGTGAAACTGCCGCTGGTGATGGACAGCTGGAGGAACTCCCACTCTCCCTGTGACCTCATCACCTCTCTGGAAAACTGCGTGGCCCGAGAGGAGTTGGAGAAAGGAATGAGCCGAATTTCATTAACTGaggtgagaaaagaaaatgtgagtgAAAGGAGCTGCAAGTGGAGACAACACTGagttcacagacacactcttcctccctcaccaCAGTGTACTGCAGATCCAATGGTGATGttgcatctctgtgtgtcaAAGGGGAACTTGTGGACATCCATCTCACAGGTGCTAACTACCTTCATGTCCTCGTCAGAAGTCACCATCCCATCGTAGGACATTTGCACGTAAGGATTCAGAGGCGAGTCATCCCTCTGTATCCTGAGACATTacagaaacacgcacacactctgttCATGGCATGTTTGTAGAGCATTTAAATCACGCTATTCCACATTAATCATGAACTGAATCAATAGGAGATGGAGCTCCTTCTGTCGCCACCTCAGGATAATGTATTTGCTCATTTTTACCCTTAACAATAGTATAAAAACGAATGTGTGTACAACTAATAAACGTGAGCACACAGTGGCATCATTTGCCTTCTAAATAAACACAGGGTGTGTGGTATCAGCAATATCCGGGTTTAAGTGATTTATTCTCGACGAAACCTTACCTTTCCACTTatttcaaatctgtttttcagttttgtccttgaTTTAGTTTCACTGTCCAATCCAGTTTCCATCTCACCTTTAAAGCAGCACTTCAACATTTTGGTTA includes:
- the LOC139350017 gene encoding 5-hydroxytryptamine receptor 3A-like, whose protein sequence is MKHFAFLFLIIFTALAGEPSSEKVCSYQDILDYLNLTTDNSVFKLTRPVLDYTHPTVVELDIILLAILAVIEKTQTFIPFIWASAMWKNERIAWDPAQFCGITQIAVPRGMLWRPDLFIFEMIQRDDSPLNPYVQMSYDGMVTSDEDMKVVSTCEMDVHKFPFDTQRCNITIGSAVHCVNEIRLIPFSNSSRATQFSREVMRSQGEWEFLQLSITSGSFTFHGRIWEQLIYTFTMRRRPLLHVINFLLPILFFLILDLASFFIADHRGEKLGFKVTVLLAISVLLLILNDILPSMSDETPLIATYCIVIFALMLLSLLETILVTHLMEKDQETLRDDCKDKRETAKIANCNSEEKRQTRCSCICKVSGGEKQHELLPVAEEVNNSIQSGESHVLLLILEELKELQKALNLHLSRKGEAGKSVQWAARINKAFFMFYITTVSLFLPLIFMKWM